A single genomic interval of Metasolibacillus fluoroglycofenilyticus harbors:
- a CDS encoding GNAT family N-acetyltransferase, protein MKMETLQNEIVRLVHIERAHIDGIYEAAHDERIWAHTSLHLMTKTAVENYVETAIKQREASTVITFVIINQATEKIVGATSLFDFDNAHKRLEIGYTWLTPACWGTAINTNCKYILLAYCFERLAMNRVQLKTDNENKRSQQAIERIGAKKEGILRNHMVRKNGTLRDTHLYSITKEEWPQVKQYFEQTLLK, encoded by the coding sequence ATGAAAATGGAAACTTTGCAAAATGAAATTGTGCGTTTAGTGCATATTGAGCGTGCACATATTGATGGGATATATGAGGCAGCCCATGATGAGCGAATATGGGCGCATACATCATTACATCTTATGACAAAGACAGCTGTGGAAAATTACGTTGAAACGGCAATAAAGCAGCGTGAAGCGAGTACGGTAATTACCTTTGTTATTATTAATCAAGCAACAGAAAAAATTGTCGGTGCTACATCGTTATTTGATTTTGATAATGCACATAAGCGATTAGAAATTGGCTATACATGGCTAACGCCTGCATGCTGGGGAACGGCGATTAATACGAATTGTAAATATATTTTACTAGCATATTGCTTTGAGCGGCTTGCAATGAACCGTGTACAGCTTAAAACAGATAATGAAAATAAACGCTCTCAGCAAGCAATCGAACGTATCGGTGCTAAAAAAGAGGGGATTTTACGCAATCATATGGTGCGTAAAAATGGAACGCTGCGCGATACACATTTATACAGTATTACGAAGGAAGAGTGGCCACAAGTAAAGCAGTATTTTGAACAAACTTTATTGAAATAA
- a CDS encoding AbrB family transcriptional regulator codes for MREHALPILYVAIIACIGGWLFSLLSLPIPWMIGPLFTVLLAQFFIRRPLKWPAFFRNIGLVIIGITIGENFSLTILQTMGTMFWYMLAINIIFILLCLLLAFITAKYTNMSLHTAILASVPGALGQIIVFSSEQKDVDLAAVTYFHLIRVLAVVSVIPFLVSGHIVQQNVASITSPLWAGIILIAASFAFALIASKFHMPTPFFLGPVLFGILLNVVQIDIPTISANVLHLAQIAVGAHIGLLLTPGALRLPKRTLLFGLMNVVLLMFVSFLCAKLVMTMLNYTFATSFLSTAPGGMDQMALIATSIHAEADIVTVFQLARMLFLSFVIIPLLKKYSVRLKH; via the coding sequence ATGAGGGAGCATGCACTACCAATACTATATGTAGCCATTATTGCATGCATTGGAGGATGGCTATTCTCACTTTTATCATTGCCAATTCCATGGATGATTGGACCGTTATTTACTGTACTTCTTGCACAGTTTTTCATTCGCAGACCACTTAAATGGCCTGCATTTTTTCGCAACATCGGGCTTGTTATTATTGGCATTACGATTGGTGAAAATTTTTCTTTAACTATTTTACAAACAATGGGAACAATGTTTTGGTATATGTTAGCAATTAATATTATTTTTATTTTACTATGCTTGCTGCTCGCATTTATCACAGCTAAATATACAAATATGTCACTACATACCGCAATTTTAGCAAGCGTCCCCGGTGCACTTGGACAAATTATCGTTTTTTCATCTGAACAAAAGGATGTTGACCTTGCTGCTGTGACTTATTTTCATTTAATTCGTGTACTAGCTGTTGTTAGCGTTATACCATTTTTAGTTTCTGGGCATATTGTGCAACAAAATGTTGCTAGCATCACTTCGCCACTATGGGCTGGAATTATTTTAATTGCAGCAAGCTTTGCTTTCGCGCTCATCGCCAGTAAATTTCATATGCCAACACCTTTCTTTTTAGGCCCTGTCCTTTTTGGTATATTGCTTAATGTTGTGCAAATTGATATCCCAACTATTTCAGCGAACGTTTTGCATCTTGCACAAATTGCAGTTGGTGCTCATATTGGTTTACTGTTAACACCTGGTGCACTACGCCTTCCAAAACGCACACTATTATTCGGCTTAATGAATGTTGTTTTACTTATGTTTGTTAGTTTTTTATGCGCAAAACTTGTGATGACCATGCTTAATTATACATTTGCGACAAGTTTTTTAAGCACTGCACCTGGTGGCATGGACCAAATGGCATTAATTGCTACCTCTATCCATGCAGAGGCAGACATTGTCACCGTTTTTCAGCTCGCACGCATGCTATTTTTATCCTTTGTTATTATTCCATTATTGAAGAAATATAGTGTCCGGCTTAAGCATTAA
- a CDS encoding DMT family transporter, translated as MKQGFIVQIAAGDLLPILILGLVNTGVGCYFYFSSIGRLPVQSVSILGYLEPLSALIFSVIILAERLSIIQMVGAIFILGGAAYAELFRPRGLKH; from the coding sequence GTGAAGCAAGGATTTATCGTTCAAATAGCGGCTGGAGATTTGCTGCCTATATTGATACTTGGTCTTGTAAACACAGGTGTCGGCTGTTATTTTTATTTTTCTTCCATCGGCCGTTTACCTGTTCAATCCGTTTCCATACTCGGTTATTTAGAGCCTCTTTCAGCTTTAATTTTTTCGGTCATTATTTTAGCGGAACGATTAAGCATCATACAAATGGTTGGTGCTATATTCATTTTAGGTGGGGCGGCATATGCAGAGTTATTTCGACCAAGGGGGCTTAAGCATTAA
- a CDS encoding TetR/AcrR family transcriptional regulator, with product MRIVKEHEERRNEILNIAQALFVTKGFTKTTINDILQTIGIAKGTFYHYFKSKEEVLDAIIERIIQADVVKAQHIAANPALSAVDKLFAILLAQAPQQGDEKEQLIEHFHQPDNAEMHQKSLVQAVIHLSPVLTEVIQQGIKEKIFNTDYPQETVEFLLVSAQVMFDDGFFQWQPEEMQQRAVAFVQLMERALGAKNGSFKKMLTILLKQS from the coding sequence ATGAGAATTGTTAAAGAGCACGAAGAACGTCGCAATGAAATATTAAATATAGCACAGGCTCTTTTTGTTACAAAGGGCTTTACGAAAACAACAATCAACGATATTTTACAGACAATTGGCATTGCGAAAGGCACTTTTTATCATTATTTTAAATCCAAAGAAGAGGTGCTGGATGCTATTATCGAGCGCATTATACAGGCAGATGTCGTGAAGGCACAGCATATTGCCGCAAACCCAGCACTATCAGCAGTCGATAAATTATTCGCTATTTTACTAGCACAAGCACCACAGCAAGGCGACGAAAAAGAGCAACTTATTGAACATTTTCATCAGCCTGATAATGCAGAAATGCATCAAAAGAGCTTAGTGCAAGCAGTAATTCATTTGTCACCTGTTTTAACAGAGGTTATTCAGCAAGGGATTAAAGAAAAGATTTTCAATACAGATTATCCGCAGGAAACTGTAGAATTTTTACTCGTTTCTGCGCAGGTTATGTTTGATGATGGCTTTTTTCAATGGCAACCTGAAGAAATGCAACAAAGAGCAGTTGCCTTTGTTCAGTTAATGGAGCGAGCATTAGGTGCGAAGAATGGTAGCTTTAAAAAAATGCTAACCATCTTATTAAAGCAATCATAA
- a CDS encoding MFS transporter: MVSIQQPAFSKDFLFAVLGQIISILGAALLRFALSLYVLDLTGRADLFAGLLAISSIPLLFSPIGGALADRFNRRNLMVLFDMISGVIICCLFLSLSVQEPSIIVIGTVMTLLTFISAMYTPAVLASIPLLVTNNKLEQANGIVQGIQALSQIAAPVLGGLLYSMLPLKILVIVSAIFFFCSSILEMFITIPFTKHTQQSILKDLQVGFRYVGKHTFILKCIVLAASLNFILTPFFIIGVPIILRIAMQASDILYGITMGTLDFATIIGALSIGLFAKHLRMNRLYKWLLLIALCAIPIAFTVTPFALQQSFALSFLVFTGCSIAIAMLITVLSIFVITAVQKQTPNEHLGKVMAIITASAQCTAPFGQILYGIVFEATQHAMYWSVLLMSISVLLLAFIAKKMWQQTGSEEAL; this comes from the coding sequence ATGGTTTCTATCCAACAACCTGCTTTTTCAAAGGATTTTTTATTCGCTGTTCTAGGTCAAATTATTTCCATTTTAGGAGCAGCTCTATTGCGTTTTGCTTTATCACTGTATGTATTAGATTTAACTGGCAGAGCAGATTTATTCGCAGGGCTGCTCGCTATATCTAGCATTCCCCTTCTGTTCTCCCCTATAGGAGGAGCACTTGCAGACCGCTTTAACAGGCGCAATTTGATGGTGCTATTTGATATGATTAGCGGCGTAATTATTTGCTGTTTATTTTTATCCTTATCAGTGCAGGAGCCTTCTATTATTGTGATTGGCACTGTAATGACTTTATTAACATTCATTAGTGCTATGTACACACCGGCGGTACTCGCCAGTATTCCACTGCTTGTAACAAATAATAAGCTAGAGCAAGCAAATGGGATTGTGCAAGGCATTCAAGCATTATCGCAAATAGCAGCTCCTGTTTTAGGAGGGCTACTGTATAGTATGCTTCCTTTAAAAATACTCGTTATTGTCAGTGCTATTTTCTTTTTCTGTTCAAGTATATTGGAAATGTTTATAACAATTCCTTTTACGAAGCATACACAGCAGTCTATTTTAAAAGATTTGCAAGTAGGCTTTCGGTATGTTGGAAAGCATACTTTTATTTTAAAATGTATTGTTCTCGCAGCAAGTTTAAATTTTATATTAACGCCATTCTTTATTATCGGTGTACCAATTATTTTACGAATAGCAATGCAAGCAAGTGATATTCTTTATGGAATTACAATGGGGACCCTTGATTTCGCGACAATTATTGGTGCATTGTCTATCGGCCTATTTGCGAAGCATTTGCGGATGAATCGTCTGTATAAATGGTTACTTCTTATTGCCCTATGTGCTATACCAATTGCCTTTACCGTGACACCTTTTGCACTACAGCAAAGTTTTGCCTTGTCATTTCTCGTTTTTACAGGCTGTAGTATTGCGATTGCTATGCTTATTACTGTTCTCTCTATCTTTGTCATTACCGCTGTTCAAAAGCAAACACCGAATGAGCATCTTGGCAAAGTAATGGCCATTATTACAGCAAGTGCCCAATGTACTGCTCCTTTTGGTCAAATTTTATATGGTATTGTCTTTGAAGCAACACAGCATGCGATGTATTGGTCTGTGCTGTTAATGAGTATATCTGTATTGCTATTAGCCTTTATAGCGAAAAAAATGTGGCAACAAACAGGAAGTGAGGAAGCACTATGA
- a CDS encoding FtsX-like permease family protein, whose amino-acid sequence MNFRMIQRDIARNPMMTLTLAVFILFSSVLMANASTMIVHLFISVEQFFQQAKAPHFVQMHAGPINQQQIEAFVMQHPFIEAQQTVDMLTIDQTQLFIENRKVSEASNGSVMDMSFVTQNPLFDFLLDETNRPLQVAEGEIAIPMYYMEKYQLQLGDRIWFANGQIEMEFTISNFIRDVQMNPTIVSSKRFVVHQKDWDTLAQSIVQHEYLIEFLVKEQKQTQQLEQLYEASHLPQQGPTITYPLFKMLNMLTDGLNILILLFISVLLMGIALLCIRLTVLTTLEEDIREIAVMKGIGIAHRQIRQLYVMKYIALVMLAALCGYLLSLSITRHFTANMAHYMGKVQLTLAHYVVSLASVGVVCLTIILYCYFTLKRCERISVVEALRQGAIPERRNKGQMTIASSKWPSINLLLAIKDIGARSSMYRLIGAVFIIACFMMLVPLNLLQTIKSPDFITYMGAGKSDIRIDLPYNVNANEHFQNIQSTLSQDREVEKYALLTTAKFMVETGEKQFDSLQVEMGDFTIFPVRYVAGTAPIQDNTIALSILQARELAVEVGDSLKIIVDHQPKQLIITGIYQDITNGGKTAKAQLTPGSTTPILWHVINVDVIDNIDIQQKINAYREIFATAKITNMAHYITQTLGSNIVQLKQVTLLALLLSLSIAICIAGMFMQMLLAKDARQIAILQSLGFSKKAIRRQYISRVLTVLFISVIIGTILANTLGEYFINQLATFIGASHITFTSHPLQAYFFYPLLLVCAVTWTVLLTTTKLREQSPISKLGGNS is encoded by the coding sequence ATGAATTTTCGGATGATACAACGAGATATTGCACGCAATCCTATGATGACACTGACTTTAGCAGTTTTTATTTTATTTTCATCTGTCTTAATGGCAAATGCTTCAACAATGATTGTTCACTTATTTATATCTGTAGAGCAGTTTTTTCAGCAAGCAAAGGCGCCTCATTTTGTTCAAATGCATGCTGGACCAATCAATCAGCAGCAAATCGAGGCATTTGTCATGCAGCACCCATTTATCGAAGCGCAACAAACGGTCGATATGCTAACAATCGACCAAACACAGCTTTTCATTGAAAATCGCAAAGTAAGCGAGGCAAGCAATGGTAGCGTGATGGATATGAGCTTTGTCACACAAAATCCGTTATTTGACTTTTTATTAGACGAAACAAATCGCCCATTGCAAGTTGCGGAAGGTGAAATTGCTATACCAATGTATTATATGGAGAAATATCAGTTACAGCTTGGAGATCGGATTTGGTTTGCCAATGGACAAATCGAGATGGAATTTACCATTTCAAACTTTATACGTGATGTGCAAATGAATCCGACAATTGTTAGCTCCAAGCGTTTTGTTGTCCATCAGAAGGATTGGGATACTCTAGCACAGTCGATAGTTCAGCATGAATATTTAATCGAATTTTTAGTGAAGGAGCAAAAACAAACACAGCAGTTGGAGCAATTATATGAAGCATCTCATTTACCGCAGCAAGGTCCTACAATTACGTATCCACTATTTAAAATGTTGAATATGCTAACAGATGGACTAAATATACTTATATTGCTCTTTATTAGCGTTTTATTAATGGGCATTGCTTTACTCTGTATTCGTTTAACAGTTTTGACAACATTAGAGGAAGACATACGCGAAATTGCTGTTATGAAAGGGATAGGTATTGCTCACAGGCAAATCCGTCAACTTTACGTGATGAAATATATCGCGCTTGTTATGTTAGCAGCTCTTTGCGGCTATTTGCTATCATTGTCTATTACACGGCACTTCACAGCTAATATGGCACACTATATGGGAAAAGTTCAACTGACATTAGCTCATTATGTAGTATCTCTTGCTAGTGTCGGAGTAGTTTGTTTAACAATTATTTTATATTGTTATTTTACTTTAAAAAGATGTGAGCGCATTTCTGTTGTAGAGGCTTTACGACAAGGGGCTATCCCGGAGAGACGAAACAAAGGGCAAATGACGATTGCTAGCAGTAAATGGCCCTCAATTAATCTGCTACTAGCTATAAAGGATATTGGCGCTCGCTCTTCTATGTACCGACTTATTGGCGCCGTTTTCATCATTGCCTGCTTTATGATGCTCGTCCCATTAAATTTATTGCAAACGATAAAATCCCCCGACTTTATTACGTATATGGGGGCTGGTAAAAGTGATATACGCATCGACCTTCCATATAACGTTAATGCCAACGAGCATTTTCAAAACATTCAATCTACCCTTTCTCAGGATAGAGAAGTGGAAAAATATGCGCTATTGACGACGGCAAAATTTATGGTAGAAACAGGTGAGAAACAGTTTGATAGCTTACAGGTTGAAATGGGTGATTTCACAATCTTTCCCGTACGTTATGTTGCTGGTACAGCACCTATACAAGACAATACAATTGCCCTTTCCATTTTACAGGCACGTGAACTCGCTGTAGAGGTAGGTGATTCACTAAAGATTATTGTTGATCATCAACCAAAGCAACTAATAATCACAGGTATTTATCAAGATATTACAAATGGTGGTAAGACGGCAAAAGCACAGCTTACACCCGGCTCGACAACGCCTATTCTTTGGCATGTAATCAATGTAGATGTTATAGATAATATCGATATTCAGCAAAAAATCAACGCTTATCGGGAAATTTTTGCAACAGCTAAAATTACAAATATGGCCCATTATATTACTCAAACACTAGGCTCAAATATTGTACAACTTAAGCAAGTAACATTGCTTGCCCTTCTGCTATCACTATCTATCGCAATCTGTATTGCTGGAATGTTTATGCAAATGCTACTTGCAAAGGATGCAAGGCAAATTGCTATTTTACAAAGCTTGGGTTTTTCCAAAAAGGCAATCCGTAGACAATATATTTCACGCGTATTAACAGTTTTATTTATCTCCGTCATTATCGGGACTATTTTAGCGAATACACTCGGTGAATATTTTATCAATCAGCTTGCAACATTTATCGGCGCATCCCATATTACCTTTACTAGCCATCCATTGCAGGCATATTTCTTCTATCCATTATTACTGGTTTGTGCAGTTACATGGACTGTTTTACTAACGACGACAAAACTTCGTGAACAGTCCCCTATCTCAAAATTAGGAGGAAACAGCTAA